In the genome of Pseudomonas putida, one region contains:
- the fabF gene encoding beta-ketoacyl-ACP synthase II, with protein sequence MSRRRVVVTGMGMLSPLGTDVPSTWQGILAGRSGIGPIEHTDLSAYTTRFGGSVKGFEVEQYLSAKEARKLDLFIQYGLAAGFQAVRNAGLEVTDANRERIGVAMGSGIGGLTNIEETSRTLHDQGPRRISPFFVPGSIINMISGFLSIHLGLQGPNYAIATACTTGTHCIGMAARNIAYGEADVMIAGGAEMAACGLGMGGFGASRALSTRNDEPTRASRPWDKGRDGFVLSDGAGALVLEELEHAKARGATIYAELVGFGMSGDAYHMTSPPDTGDGAARCMANALRDAGVQPEEVSYINAHGTSTPAGDIAEVAAIKRVFGEHAYKLAVSSTKSMTGHLLGAAGAVEAIFSVLAINSQMAPPTINLDEPDEGCDLDFVPHEARSMPIDVVLSNSFGFGGTNGSLVFRRFVG encoded by the coding sequence GTGTCGCGTAGACGCGTCGTGGTCACCGGTATGGGTATGCTTTCGCCGCTGGGTACCGATGTACCGAGTACCTGGCAGGGCATTCTGGCTGGCCGCAGTGGCATTGGGCCGATCGAACACACGGACCTGTCTGCCTATACCACCCGTTTTGGCGGCTCGGTGAAGGGCTTCGAGGTTGAGCAGTACCTGTCGGCCAAGGAAGCTCGCAAGCTCGATCTGTTCATCCAATACGGCCTGGCGGCCGGTTTCCAGGCGGTGCGCAATGCCGGCCTGGAGGTCACCGACGCCAATCGTGAGCGCATCGGCGTGGCCATGGGCTCGGGCATCGGTGGTCTGACCAACATCGAAGAAACCAGCCGGACCCTGCACGATCAGGGGCCGCGACGGATTTCGCCGTTCTTCGTGCCGGGGTCGATCATCAACATGATTTCTGGTTTCCTGTCGATCCATCTGGGGCTGCAGGGGCCGAACTACGCCATCGCCACCGCCTGCACCACCGGTACCCACTGCATCGGTATGGCCGCGCGCAACATCGCCTATGGTGAAGCCGACGTGATGATCGCCGGTGGTGCCGAAATGGCTGCCTGCGGTCTGGGCATGGGCGGCTTCGGTGCTTCTCGTGCGCTGTCGACACGCAATGATGAGCCGACCCGTGCCAGCCGTCCATGGGACAAAGGCCGTGATGGCTTCGTGCTCTCCGATGGTGCTGGTGCACTGGTCCTCGAGGAGCTTGAGCACGCCAAGGCCCGGGGCGCGACCATCTATGCCGAGTTGGTTGGCTTTGGCATGAGTGGCGATGCCTATCACATGACCTCGCCGCCCGATACGGGTGATGGCGCTGCGCGCTGCATGGCCAATGCCCTGCGTGATGCGGGTGTCCAGCCGGAAGAGGTCAGCTACATCAATGCCCACGGTACCTCGACCCCTGCGGGCGACATTGCCGAAGTGGCTGCGATCAAGCGGGTATTCGGCGAGCATGCCTACAAGCTGGCCGTGAGTTCGACCAAGTCGATGACCGGTCACCTGCTGGGCGCTGCCGGTGCGGTAGAAGCGATCTTCAGCGTGCTGGCGATCAACAGCCAGATGGCGCCGCCAACCATCAACCTGGACGAGCCGGACGAAGGCTGTGACCTGGACTTCGTGCCTCACGAAGCCCGTAGCATGCCCATCGACGTGGTGCTGTCCAACTCCTTCGGCTTTGGCGGGACCAACGGTTCGCTGGTGTTCCGCCGGTTCGTCGGCTGA
- the fabD gene encoding ACP S-malonyltransferase — protein sequence MSASLAFVFPGQGSQSLGMLAELGAEKPVIVETFKEASEALGYDLWQLVQQGPEEQLNQTDKTQPAILTASIALWRLWLEEGGAQPAFVSGHSLGEYSALVAAGSLSLKDAVRLVERRGQLMQEAVPAGHGAMAAILGLDDADVVAICAEAAEDEVVSAVNFNSPGQVVIAGNKAAVDRAIELCKAKGAKRALPLVVSVPSHCALMKPAAERFAEAVNAIEWKAPQIPVVQNVTAAIAADLTALKHDLLAQLYQPVRWVECVQTLAANGAINLVECGPGKVLAGLNKRCADGVTTYNLNTPDAVAATRAALA from the coding sequence ATGTCTGCATCCCTCGCATTCGTCTTTCCCGGTCAAGGTTCCCAGTCGCTGGGCATGCTCGCCGAACTCGGCGCAGAGAAGCCGGTAATCGTCGAGACCTTCAAGGAAGCTTCCGAGGCTCTGGGCTATGACCTGTGGCAACTGGTCCAGCAAGGTCCGGAAGAGCAACTCAATCAAACCGACAAGACCCAGCCGGCCATCCTCACGGCGTCCATCGCCCTGTGGCGCCTGTGGCTGGAAGAGGGTGGCGCACAGCCGGCCTTCGTTTCCGGCCACAGCCTGGGTGAGTACAGCGCCTTGGTTGCCGCTGGCAGCCTGAGCTTGAAGGACGCCGTTCGCCTGGTCGAGCGTCGTGGCCAGCTCATGCAGGAGGCCGTTCCAGCAGGTCATGGTGCCATGGCCGCGATCCTGGGTCTGGATGATGCCGATGTCGTGGCGATCTGTGCTGAAGCGGCTGAAGATGAAGTGGTCAGTGCGGTCAACTTCAACTCGCCAGGTCAAGTGGTCATCGCCGGCAACAAAGCTGCGGTCGATCGTGCGATCGAGCTGTGCAAGGCCAAGGGCGCCAAGCGCGCGCTGCCGCTGGTGGTCAGCGTGCCGTCGCACTGTGCATTGATGAAGCCTGCCGCCGAGCGCTTCGCCGAAGCGGTCAACGCCATCGAGTGGAAAGCCCCGCAGATTCCGGTCGTGCAGAACGTCACCGCCGCGATCGCCGCCGACCTCACTGCCCTCAAGCACGACCTGCTGGCCCAGCTGTATCAGCCGGTGCGTTGGGTCGAGTGCGTGCAGACCCTGGCCGCTAATGGCGCGATCAACCTGGTCGAGTGTGGCCCCGGCAAGGTCCTGGCTGGCCTGAACAAGCGTTGCGCCGATGGCGTGACCACCTACAACCTCAATACCCCTGACGCCGTCGCCGCCACTCGTGCGGCGCTGGCCTGA
- the acpP gene encoding acyl carrier protein — MSTIEERVKKIVAEQLGVKEDEVTAEKSFVDDLGADSLDTVELVMALEEEFETEIPDEEAEKITTVQAAIDYVKNHQV; from the coding sequence ATGAGCACCATCGAAGAACGCGTCAAGAAAATCGTCGCCGAGCAACTGGGCGTCAAGGAAGATGAAGTGACTGCTGAGAAGTCCTTCGTCGATGACCTGGGTGCCGATTCGCTTGACACCGTTGAGCTGGTGATGGCTCTGGAAGAGGAATTCGAGACCGAAATCCCTGACGAAGAAGCCGAGAAGATCACTACCGTTCAAGCTGCTATCGACTACGTCAAAAACCACCAGGTCTAA
- the fabG gene encoding 3-oxoacyl-ACP reductase FabG — protein MSLQGKVALVTGASRGIGQAIALELGRQGATVIGTATSASGAERIAATLKEHGITGTGMELNVTSDESVSAVLAAIGEQFGAPAILVNNAGITRDNLMLRMKDDEWFDVVDTNLNSLYRLSKGVLRGMTKARWGRIISIGSVVGAMGNVGQVNYAAAKAGLEGFSRALAREVGSRNITVNSVTPGFIDTDMTRELPEAQREALQSQIPLGRLGHAEEIAKVVSFLASDGAAYVTGATVPVNGGMYM, from the coding sequence ATGAGCCTGCAAGGTAAAGTTGCCCTGGTCACCGGCGCCAGCCGCGGTATCGGCCAGGCTATCGCCCTGGAACTGGGCCGCCAGGGCGCGACCGTGATCGGCACCGCTACCTCGGCCTCGGGTGCCGAGCGCATCGCTGCGACCCTGAAGGAGCACGGCATCACCGGCACCGGCATGGAACTGAACGTGACCAGCGACGAGTCGGTCAGTGCCGTGCTCGCGGCGATCGGTGAGCAGTTCGGCGCACCGGCCATCTTGGTCAACAACGCCGGTATCACCCGTGACAACCTGATGCTGCGCATGAAGGACGATGAGTGGTTCGACGTGGTCGATACCAACCTCAACAGCCTCTACCGTCTGTCCAAGGGCGTACTGCGCGGCATGACCAAGGCTCGCTGGGGTCGTATCATCAGCATCGGCTCGGTCGTTGGCGCCATGGGTAACGTCGGTCAGGTCAACTACGCTGCCGCCAAGGCGGGTCTGGAAGGCTTCAGTCGTGCTCTGGCGCGTGAAGTGGGCTCGCGTAACATCACCGTCAACTCGGTGACTCCGGGCTTCATCGATACCGATATGACCCGTGAGCTTCCAGAAGCACAGCGCGAAGCCCTGCAGTCGCAGATTCCGCTGGGCCGCCTGGGTCATGCCGAAGAGATTGCCAAGGTGGTTTCCTTCCTGGCATCCGATGGCGCGGCCTACGTGACTGGTGCCACCGTGCCGGTCAACGGCGGCATGTACATGTAA